One window from the genome of Salisaeta longa DSM 21114 encodes:
- a CDS encoding protein-L-isoaspartate(D-aspartate) O-methyltransferase, protein MSLPSAEERAEWSFDRRRERLVRTLRERGIEDERVLEAIGRVPRHRFVEPGLRHRAYNDEALPIGRDQTISQPFTVAYQTMLLGVTPRMKVLEVGTGSGYQAAVLCELGARVFSIERHADLLSRTRDLLRTLGYRITAKSGDGSNGWRAFAPYDGIIVTAGATAVPDALVDQLRAPEAETEDARGGRLVIPVGDRESQEMLRITRTGPEAVQRESFGDFRFVPLVSDGD, encoded by the coding sequence ATGTCGCTTCCTTCCGCCGAAGAACGTGCCGAATGGTCGTTTGACCGACGCCGCGAACGCCTCGTGCGTACCCTGCGCGAGCGGGGGATCGAAGATGAACGCGTGCTGGAGGCGATCGGGCGCGTGCCCCGGCATCGGTTTGTGGAGCCGGGCCTGCGGCACCGGGCGTACAACGACGAGGCGCTGCCCATCGGGCGCGATCAGACCATCTCCCAGCCCTTTACGGTGGCCTACCAGACCATGCTGCTGGGCGTTACGCCGCGCATGAAGGTGCTGGAGGTGGGCACCGGGAGCGGCTACCAGGCGGCCGTCCTGTGCGAGCTCGGCGCCCGCGTCTTTTCCATCGAGCGGCACGCCGATCTGTTGTCGCGCACGCGCGACCTGCTCCGCACGCTGGGCTATCGCATCACGGCCAAAAGCGGCGACGGCTCGAACGGCTGGCGGGCCTTTGCCCCGTACGATGGCATCATCGTAACCGCCGGCGCCACCGCGGTGCCCGACGCGCTGGTCGATCAGCTGCGTGCGCCGGAGGCCGAAACCGAGGACGCGCGCGGCGGCCGCCTTGTGATTCCGGTGGGCGACCGCGAGAGCCAGGAGATGCTGCGCATCACCCGCACCGGACCGGAGGCCGTGCAGCGCGAATCGTTTGGCGACTTTCGCTTCGTTCCGCTTGTCAGCGATGGGGACTAA
- the rdgB gene encoding RdgB/HAM1 family non-canonical purine NTP pyrophosphatase, whose protein sequence is MQIPRRLVLATGNPGKVREIQALLADLPIALMTLDAPPAVDEDRATLAGNAIKKARASAEQSGAVALADDTGLFVDALNGRPGVRTARFAGDAATADDNKRHLLSVMDGVTERAARFRTVAALVWPDGPARTFAGVCEGRIAASPRGEGGFGYDALFIPTGHTRTFAEMPEHEKNAISHRKRALDAVRTFLSTHASSE, encoded by the coding sequence ATGCAGATCCCTCGCCGCCTGGTGCTGGCTACCGGAAACCCCGGAAAGGTCCGTGAAATTCAAGCCCTTCTTGCCGATCTGCCCATTGCTTTAATGACGCTCGATGCGCCGCCCGCGGTGGATGAGGATCGGGCGACGCTGGCGGGCAACGCAATCAAAAAGGCCCGCGCCTCCGCCGAGCAGTCGGGGGCTGTGGCGCTGGCTGACGACACCGGCTTGTTTGTGGATGCGCTGAACGGGCGGCCCGGCGTGCGCACCGCGCGCTTTGCGGGCGATGCGGCCACGGCCGATGACAACAAACGCCACCTGCTCTCGGTAATGGATGGGGTGACGGAGCGCGCCGCCCGCTTTCGGACCGTTGCGGCGCTGGTTTGGCCCGACGGCCCCGCCCGCACGTTTGCGGGCGTTTGCGAGGGACGCATTGCCGCGTCGCCCCGTGGCGAGGGCGGCTTTGGCTACGATGCGCTGTTCATTCCCACCGGGCACACGCGCACCTTCGCGGAAATGCCGGAGCACGAGAAAAACGCGATCAGTCACCGGAAACGGGCACTCGATGCCGTTCGCACCTTCCTTTCCACCCACGCTTCGTCGGAATGA
- a CDS encoding acetyl-CoA carboxylase biotin carboxyl carrier protein subunit produces MPTFRATVDDQTFDLSLDDGSLTVDGEPVAYSFEQIRPGYVSLIVNGRSIPLAIAPTDTDGTLAVTIAGRRTTVAVQDERALLLEEFGLADALAAGQQEVRAPMPGLVLDLLVSEGDTVATDDGLLVLEAMKMENELHAPADGVVEAIHVAPGDAVDKNALLLEINAG; encoded by the coding sequence ATGCCTACCTTTCGCGCCACGGTTGACGACCAAACGTTTGACCTGTCCCTCGACGACGGATCGCTCACCGTCGACGGCGAACCCGTCGCCTACTCGTTTGAGCAGATCCGTCCCGGCTACGTCTCGCTGATCGTTAACGGCCGCAGCATTCCGCTTGCCATCGCCCCCACCGACACCGACGGAACGCTGGCGGTGACCATTGCCGGTCGCCGCACCACCGTTGCGGTCCAGGACGAGCGGGCGCTGCTGCTGGAAGAGTTTGGACTCGCTGATGCGCTTGCGGCCGGACAGCAGGAGGTGCGCGCGCCCATGCCCGGCCTCGTGTTGGACCTGCTCGTTTCGGAGGGCGACACCGTGGCGACCGATGACGGCCTGCTCGTGCTGGAAGCCATGAAGATGGAAAACGAGCTGCACGCGCCCGCCGATGGGGTTGTGGAAGCCATTCATGTGGCCCCGGGCGATGCCGTCGACAAGAACGCCTTGCTCCTCGAAATTAACGCGGGATAG
- a CDS encoding secondary thiamine-phosphate synthase enzyme YjbQ — protein MWTQRTLTLDPRPRGFHLITDAVRDALDLSNVAVGVLHVFIQHTSAALTINENASPAVRGDLERHFNEMVPEGQPYYEHTLEGPDDMPAHIKASMLSHTLTVPINNGTLQLGTWQGLYLCEHRTQGGPRTLVLTVHGQAPEAA, from the coding sequence ATGTGGACCCAGCGCACCCTGACCCTCGACCCGCGCCCGCGCGGTTTTCACCTCATCACGGATGCCGTGCGCGACGCCCTCGACCTGTCAAACGTCGCCGTGGGCGTGCTGCACGTGTTCATCCAGCACACCTCCGCGGCGCTCACGATTAACGAAAACGCCAGCCCCGCAGTGCGCGGCGACCTAGAGCGGCACTTCAACGAGATGGTTCCCGAAGGCCAGCCCTACTACGAGCACACCCTAGAGGGCCCCGACGACATGCCGGCGCACATCAAGGCGTCCATGCTCAGCCACACCCTTACGGTGCCCATCAACAACGGCACGCTGCAGCTTGGCACCTGGCAGGGGTTGTACCTGTGTGAGCACCGCACCCAGGGCGGGCCGCGCACGCTGGTGCTTACCGTGCACGGCCAGGCCCCCGAGGCCGCCTAA
- a CDS encoding NAD-dependent epimerase/dehydratase family protein: protein MHVLVTGATGLLGSVLTRQLVDDGATVRIFRRATSSLEALGDYSAQVEHATGDLRDVYAVQEAMHGITHVYHTAAVVPSGTLREETLHAVNVQGTAHVVDTARVAGVQRLVYTSSIAALGRHGDQTVSEETVAAHAALSGYGQSKRAAEREVHRGIAEGLDAVIVNPSLMFGLGRPHENTRRIVELARRGWLRVVPPGGTGVVDARDVAAGHRRAMRHGATGTRYILSSENLSWHAIGRTLNAAFGQAPPRYTLPAAALHLTGRTAGLLARVGLPTSALRDQARAATRRTRYSNRRAIEELGCSFRPFADTAAFLANALPSDT, encoded by the coding sequence GTGCATGTACTTGTAACCGGCGCCACCGGCCTGCTCGGCTCGGTGCTCACGCGCCAGTTGGTGGATGACGGCGCGACGGTGCGCATCTTTCGGCGCGCCACCTCCTCGTTGGAGGCGCTGGGCGACTACAGCGCGCAGGTGGAGCACGCCACGGGCGACCTCCGCGATGTGTACGCCGTGCAGGAAGCCATGCACGGCATCACGCACGTCTACCACACCGCCGCCGTTGTCCCGTCGGGCACGCTCCGCGAGGAAACGTTGCATGCCGTGAACGTGCAGGGCACCGCCCACGTGGTGGACACCGCGCGCGTTGCGGGGGTGCAGCGGCTCGTGTACACCTCAAGCATTGCCGCCCTGGGGCGCCACGGCGACCAGACGGTCTCCGAGGAGACGGTTGCAGCGCACGCGGCCCTGTCGGGGTACGGCCAATCGAAGCGCGCGGCCGAGCGCGAGGTGCACCGCGGCATTGCGGAAGGCCTCGACGCGGTCATCGTGAACCCGTCGCTGATGTTTGGCCTGGGGCGTCCCCACGAAAATACGCGCCGGATTGTGGAGCTGGCGCGCCGCGGGTGGCTGCGCGTGGTGCCGCCGGGCGGTACCGGCGTTGTCGATGCGCGCGATGTGGCCGCCGGGCACCGCCGCGCCATGCGCCACGGCGCCACCGGCACCCGGTACATCCTGTCGAGCGAAAACCTGTCGTGGCACGCGATCGGGCGCACGCTCAACGCGGCCTTCGGGCAGGCCCCGCCCCGCTACACGCTGCCGGCCGCCGCGCTGCACCTCACCGGCCGCACGGCCGGACTCTTGGCGCGCGTCGGGTTGCCCACCAGCGCACTCCGCGATCAGGCGCGGGCTGCCACCCGCCGCACGCGTTATTCCAACCGCCGCGCCATCGAGGAACTCGGCTGCTCGTTTCGTCCCTTTGCCGACACGGCCGCCTTCCTTGCCAACGCGCTGCCTTCGGATACGTAG
- the rpsU gene encoding 30S ribosomal protein S21, with translation MKVRNNESIDRALKRFRRQVNRSRVLREFRQNMNYLKPSEEKRLKAKRARRRRHRNRSRKRL, from the coding sequence GTGAAAGTTCGTAACAACGAATCGATCGATCGTGCACTCAAGCGTTTTCGGCGTCAGGTAAACCGGAGCCGCGTGCTGCGGGAGTTTCGCCAAAACATGAATTACCTGAAGCCGTCGGAGGAGAAGCGGCTGAAGGCGAAGCGTGCGCGTCGGCGGCGGCACCGCAACCGGAGCCGGAAGCGCCTCTAA
- a CDS encoding CPBP family intramembrane glutamic endopeptidase — protein sequence MLGDPDQTEDAPMTWTVYHRATRSPTYGFIHGILLVLLYEGLRWTAGAHGVRVGAEVWMWQGLAVVGLRGVAALAVAVGCVAALVWWAERGRQVPLRWDVASLVVAESGLYAVVGAALVSGTVGLVLGQWAPGGGALGTRLALSVGAGVYEELVFRVLLVGGLAWTLRHLMARRGWAYPLAALIGALVFSAVHYLGPMGDAFALASFTFRFLFGLVLNGLFLWRGFAVAAWTHALYNVFLTLGLLG from the coding sequence ATGCTCGGTGATCCAGACCAAACGGAGGACGCACCCATGACATGGACGGTGTATCATCGCGCGACGCGGTCGCCCACCTACGGCTTCATCCACGGAATCCTGCTGGTGCTGCTGTACGAAGGACTGCGGTGGACGGCTGGGGCCCATGGGGTGCGCGTGGGCGCGGAGGTGTGGATGTGGCAGGGGCTGGCGGTGGTTGGATTGCGGGGCGTGGCGGCCCTGGCGGTGGCCGTGGGCTGCGTGGCGGCGCTGGTGTGGTGGGCCGAGCGCGGCCGTCAGGTGCCGTTGCGGTGGGACGTTGCAAGCCTCGTCGTGGCCGAGAGTGGCCTCTACGCGGTGGTGGGGGCGGCGCTGGTTTCGGGAACCGTGGGGCTTGTGCTGGGCCAGTGGGCGCCGGGCGGGGGCGCCCTCGGCACGCGGCTCGCGCTCTCTGTGGGCGCCGGGGTGTACGAGGAGCTCGTCTTTCGCGTGCTGCTGGTGGGCGGCCTCGCGTGGACGCTGCGCCACCTGATGGCCCGCCGCGGGTGGGCCTACCCGCTGGCCGCGCTTATCGGCGCCCTCGTGTTTAGCGCGGTGCATTACCTCGGCCCCATGGGCGATGCCTTCGCGCTCGCATCGTTCACCTTCCGGTTTCTCTTTGGGCTCGTCCTCAACGGATTGTTTTTGTGGCGCGGATTTGCTGTAGCGGCCTGGACGCACGCCCTGTACAACGTTTTCCTTACGCTCGGCCTGCTGGGCTGA
- the dtd gene encoding D-aminoacyl-tRNA deacylase — protein sequence MIALVQRVSSAAVTVDASTTGQIGDGLLIFLGVATGDTTDESAWLAHKCAHLRVFSDADGRMNHSALDVGAEALVVPQFTLCADVASGHRPSFTDAAPPDQAKRLYRHFVEELSAQLDRPVPTGVFGAMMDVSLTNHGPATFWLERSPTDA from the coding sequence ATGATTGCTCTCGTTCAGCGCGTGTCATCGGCGGCCGTAACCGTTGACGCCTCCACCACCGGACAGATTGGCGATGGCTTGCTGATTTTTCTTGGCGTGGCCACCGGCGACACCACCGACGAGAGCGCGTGGCTCGCCCACAAGTGCGCCCACCTGCGTGTCTTTTCGGACGCCGATGGCCGCATGAACCACTCCGCCTTGGATGTGGGCGCCGAGGCGCTGGTGGTGCCGCAGTTTACGCTGTGCGCCGACGTGGCCAGCGGGCACCGGCCCTCGTTTACCGACGCGGCCCCGCCCGACCAAGCGAAGCGCCTGTACCGGCACTTTGTCGAGGAACTGTCCGCCCAGCTCGACCGCCCCGTTCCCACCGGCGTCTTTGGGGCGATGATGGACGTATCGCTTACCAATCACGGACCGGCCACCTTCTGGCTTGAGCGCTCGCCCACCGACGCCTAA
- a CDS encoding zinc metalloprotease HtpX, whose translation MNAFRTTALMAALIVLFALIGRALAGPGGMLVALLVAVGLNAFSYWFSASIVLKVHGAEPVSADEAPELYAMVDRLRQRADLPMPQVCIIASDQPNAFATGRNPAHGVVAVTTGILQQLTDEELEGVIAHELAHIKNRDILTSSVAATLAAAITLLARFGIFFDRGDRDGVFTSLLMLILAPLAAVMIQMAISRSREYAADREGARIAQNPMGLAHALQRLEAGAARYAMPQAQESTSHLFIVNPFSGALSGLRSLFSTHPATEERVARLEEMARDGSYRA comes from the coding sequence ATGAATGCTTTTCGTACCACCGCCCTGATGGCGGCACTCATTGTTTTGTTTGCGCTCATTGGGCGCGCCCTCGCCGGCCCCGGCGGCATGCTGGTGGCGCTTTTGGTGGCCGTTGGGCTGAATGCGTTTAGCTACTGGTTTAGCGCGAGCATCGTGCTGAAGGTGCACGGCGCGGAGCCCGTGTCGGCCGACGAGGCGCCGGAGCTCTACGCCATGGTCGACCGGCTCCGCCAACGGGCCGACCTGCCCATGCCGCAGGTGTGCATCATCGCGTCGGATCAGCCGAACGCCTTTGCCACGGGGCGCAACCCGGCGCATGGCGTGGTGGCGGTTACCACCGGCATCCTGCAGCAGCTCACCGATGAGGAGCTGGAGGGCGTGATTGCGCACGAGCTGGCGCACATCAAAAACCGCGACATCCTCACGTCGTCGGTTGCGGCCACGCTGGCGGCGGCCATTACGCTGCTGGCGCGCTTCGGCATCTTCTTCGACCGCGGCGACCGCGACGGCGTGTTCACGTCGCTCCTCATGCTGATTCTGGCCCCGCTCGCGGCCGTCATGATCCAGATGGCCATCTCGCGGTCGCGGGAGTACGCGGCCGACCGGGAGGGCGCGCGCATCGCGCAGAATCCGATGGGTCTGGCCCATGCCCTGCAGCGGCTGGAGGCGGGCGCGGCGCGGTATGCAATGCCGCAGGCGCAGGAGTCGACGTCGCACCTGTTCATCGTGAACCCGTTTAGCGGGGCGCTGAGCGGCTTGCGGTCGCTCTTTTCCACGCACCCGGCCACGGAGGAGCGCGTGGCACGCCTCGAAGAAATGGCGCGCGACGGCAGCTACCGGGCGTAG
- a CDS encoding amidohydrolase has product MRYLLSLLALLLMPHLAAAQATYVLHNATIYTANTEQPTAEALAVRGNRLVMVGSAADVLASYPEARRIDAGGRTVVPGLIDAHGHLMGLATSLIQADLVGTPSKAAIVDTLQAFAATLPEGAWLRGRGWDQNDWPTTQFPTRQVLDAAFPDRPVYLERIDGHAAWVNTAAIEATVGLGSLRTMDDPPGGHIVRTDDGAPTGVFVDAAAQLISDQMPPLSDEALDEGLSRALDVTARNGLTGVHDAGVDRATVQRYQDFIDAGAFPLRLYGMIAGRGDTFTHFCQNGLLHDYNGRLTVRSVKFYMDGALGSRGAALLEDYSDDAGNRGLLLQSPDTFAANVRAALRCGLQVNTHAIGDRANRVVLDTYEAAIDSLGAGPGRHRIEHAQILHPDDLPRFAALNVIASMQPTHATSDMPWADERLGDERLQTAYAWNSLLESGARLALGSDFPVEDVSPIEGFYAAVTRQDAQGQPAGGWYPSERLSRTAALHGFTIDAAYAAFQADDRGSLEVGKYADFVVLSQDLMQVPAQQILDTRVIATYVGGAPVYHDDAWPHTP; this is encoded by the coding sequence ATGCGCTATCTGCTCTCGCTGCTTGCTCTTTTGCTCATGCCCCACCTGGCTGCTGCACAGGCAACGTACGTGTTGCACAACGCCACCATCTACACCGCCAACACCGAGCAGCCAACGGCCGAGGCACTTGCGGTGCGCGGCAACCGGCTGGTGATGGTGGGCTCCGCCGCGGATGTGCTGGCCTCCTACCCCGAGGCCCGTCGCATCGACGCGGGCGGGCGCACGGTGGTGCCGGGCCTGATTGACGCGCACGGGCACCTGATGGGCCTCGCCACGAGCCTGATCCAGGCCGACCTCGTCGGCACGCCGTCCAAAGCAGCCATTGTGGATACGCTCCAGGCGTTTGCAGCCACGCTCCCCGAGGGCGCGTGGCTGCGCGGCCGCGGCTGGGACCAGAACGACTGGCCCACCACCCAATTTCCCACCCGCCAGGTGCTGGATGCGGCCTTTCCCGATCGTCCGGTGTACCTCGAACGCATCGACGGGCACGCGGCCTGGGTGAACACGGCGGCCATTGAAGCAACGGTGGGCCTCGGCAGCCTGCGCACGATGGACGATCCCCCCGGCGGCCACATTGTGCGCACCGACGACGGCGCACCCACCGGTGTGTTTGTTGACGCAGCGGCACAGCTCATCAGCGACCAGATGCCGCCGCTCTCGGACGAGGCGCTGGATGAGGGGTTGTCGCGCGCGCTGGACGTCACCGCTCGCAACGGCCTTACCGGCGTTCATGACGCGGGCGTCGACCGGGCCACGGTACAGCGCTACCAGGACTTTATTGACGCGGGCGCTTTTCCGCTGCGCCTGTACGGCATGATTGCCGGCCGCGGCGACACGTTCACGCACTTCTGCCAAAACGGCCTGCTGCACGACTACAACGGCCGCCTCACGGTCCGATCGGTGAAGTTTTACATGGACGGCGCGCTGGGCAGCCGGGGCGCTGCGCTGCTGGAGGACTACAGCGACGATGCGGGCAATCGCGGGCTGCTGCTGCAATCGCCCGATACGTTTGCGGCCAACGTGCGCGCTGCGCTTCGGTGCGGGCTGCAGGTCAACACGCATGCCATTGGCGACCGCGCCAACCGGGTGGTGCTCGACACGTACGAAGCGGCCATCGACTCGCTGGGCGCGGGCCCCGGGCGGCATCGCATTGAACATGCGCAGATTTTGCATCCCGACGACCTGCCACGCTTTGCCGCGCTGAACGTCATCGCGTCGATGCAACCCACGCACGCCACGAGCGACATGCCCTGGGCCGATGAACGGCTGGGCGACGAGCGGCTGCAGACGGCGTATGCGTGGAATTCGCTGCTCGAAAGCGGCGCGCGCCTCGCGTTGGGCTCCGATTTTCCCGTGGAGGACGTGAGCCCCATCGAAGGCTTTTACGCGGCCGTCACCCGGCAAGACGCGCAGGGGCAGCCGGCCGGCGGCTGGTACCCCAGCGAACGCCTCTCGCGCACCGCGGCGCTGCACGGATTTACCATCGACGCGGCCTACGCCGCCTTTCAGGCCGACGACCGCGGCTCGCTCGAAGTGGGCAAGTACGCCGACTTCGTCGTCCTCTCGCAGGACCTGATGCAGGTGCCCGCCCAACAGATCCTCGACACCCGCGTGATTGCAACCTACGTGGGCGGCGCGCCGGTCTACCACGACGACGCCTGGCCCCACACCCCGTAA
- the ribD gene encoding bifunctional diaminohydroxyphosphoribosylaminopyrimidine deaminase/5-amino-6-(5-phosphoribosylamino)uracil reductase RibD — MAANVASDVHHGTVAPASSDARWMARCLTLARRGTGFVSPNPRVGAVIVGADGTVLGEGYHARYGEAHAEARALADARATHDAAALRQATLYVNLEPCNHHGKTPPCTDRILAHDIPRVVVGMVDPFPAVAGRGIERLRAAGVDVTVGVLPERCYRLNEAFVHHVRTGRPLVTLKIAQTLDGRIATRTGDSRWISGTEARTMVHAWRAAADGVLVGAGTAAADNPRLTVRHVEGPQPQRLVLDRRGTLDPSLHLFSDDQAATTTAVLGATRAAPPYAEALRAAGGRVLRIPERDGHLDLSVLLQHLGDGAGEARPVQSLLVEAGPGLATALVRQALVDRFFLFIAPKLVGAGRPTLRDLGIEAMAEARTFAAGAWEPVGDDMLFRGYMHPAEAGETRASS; from the coding sequence ATGGCAGCTAACGTCGCTTCCGACGTACATCACGGAACTGTAGCGCCCGCCTCGTCCGACGCCCGCTGGATGGCCCGCTGCCTGACGCTGGCCCGCCGCGGCACCGGCTTCGTGAGTCCGAACCCGCGGGTGGGCGCCGTGATTGTGGGGGCTGACGGCACCGTGCTGGGCGAGGGCTACCACGCGCGGTATGGCGAGGCCCACGCCGAGGCGCGCGCGCTGGCCGACGCCCGGGCCACGCATGACGCGGCGGCGCTGCGGCAGGCCACGCTCTACGTGAACCTGGAGCCGTGCAACCACCACGGCAAGACGCCGCCCTGCACCGACCGCATCCTGGCGCACGACATTCCGCGGGTGGTGGTGGGCATGGTCGATCCGTTTCCGGCGGTTGCGGGACGGGGCATCGAGCGGTTGCGCGCCGCGGGGGTCGACGTGACCGTGGGCGTGCTGCCGGAGCGCTGCTACCGGCTCAACGAGGCGTTTGTGCACCATGTGCGCACCGGGCGGCCGCTGGTGACGCTCAAGATCGCGCAGACGCTCGACGGGCGCATTGCCACGCGCACCGGCGACAGCCGGTGGATCTCGGGCACCGAGGCACGGACCATGGTGCACGCCTGGCGGGCCGCGGCCGATGGGGTGCTGGTGGGCGCCGGTACGGCCGCGGCCGACAACCCGCGCCTGACCGTGCGCCATGTGGAGGGGCCGCAGCCGCAGCGCCTGGTGCTCGACCGCCGGGGCACGCTCGATCCGTCGTTGCACCTGTTTAGCGACGACCAGGCCGCCACGACGACAGCCGTGCTTGGCGCAACGCGCGCCGCGCCCCCTTACGCCGAGGCCCTGCGTGCCGCGGGCGGACGGGTGCTGCGCATCCCCGAGCGCGACGGGCACCTCGACCTGTCGGTGTTGCTGCAGCACCTGGGCGACGGCGCCGGCGAGGCACGTCCGGTGCAGTCGCTGCTGGTGGAGGCGGGGCCCGGGCTGGCCACGGCCCTCGTGCGGCAGGCGTTGGTGGACCGCTTCTTTCTCTTCATCGCCCCGAAGCTCGTGGGCGCCGGGCGGCCTACGCTCAGGGATCTAGGCATCGAGGCCATGGCCGAGGCCCGGACCTTCGCGGCCGGCGCGTGGGAGCCGGTGGGCGACGACATGCTGTTTCGCGGCTACATGCACCCGGCCGAAGCAGGCGAGACGCGGGCTTCTTCCTAG
- a CDS encoding ArsR/SmtB family transcription factor: MANTLIPADQIRLAARRFKILSEPVRLELLNQLQKKGEMTVSELVDATDHQQANVSKHLGLMAREGLLHRRKEGLYVHYSISDPTLSALCMLVCGRLRDESDADDAP; the protein is encoded by the coding sequence ATGGCAAACACCCTCATTCCTGCCGATCAGATTCGTCTTGCGGCGCGTCGCTTCAAGATTCTGAGCGAACCGGTACGGCTTGAACTCCTGAACCAGTTGCAAAAGAAAGGCGAGATGACGGTGAGCGAGCTGGTGGACGCCACCGACCATCAACAGGCCAATGTAAGCAAGCACCTGGGCCTGATGGCCCGCGAGGGGCTGCTCCATCGCCGCAAGGAGGGGTTGTACGTGCACTACTCCATCTCGGACCCCACGCTGTCGGCCCTGTGTATGCTGGTATGCGGGCGCTTGCGTGACGAATCGGACGCCGACGATGCGCCGTAG